One Falsibacillus pallidus genomic window carries:
- a CDS encoding ABC transporter ATP-binding protein codes for MFKIRTYIKPYRISAGFALLFMLLELVAELWHPIFMAKIIDEGILQKDFPIILKWGGVMVGLSLIGFLSGIMNSFFSSHVSQSFGYDIRQSVFSKIQAFSFANFNRFPTSSLITRMTNDVTQLQQTVFASLRIMMRAPLLVLGGAIMALTVNVNLALILVIVIPALTLFLIWMMRKAGSLFRGVQQRLDHVNLVMRENLIGIRLIRAFLKKKHEVNRFTGANEELRDKTIYAYRLIEVTLPVLVLVMNVSIILILWLGGRGIESGSASAGDVVAVVNYATRVSAAISMFTFIIMNFSRAQASTHRIKEVMETEIDLTESEELHESSAITSGKIEFDHVFFKYPGTDEDVLEDVTFTVEPGQRMAILGSTGSGKSSLFQLVPRLYDTTGGTVLIDGRCVEKMKIEELRKQIGFVPQEALLFSGTVADNIAWGKENAGEEEICSAAKDAQIHDTIMKLPNQYDTVLGQRGVNLSGGQKQRLSIARALVRKPKILMLDDSTSALDLKTEANLLKALKKYSCTTLIITQKISTALQSDIILLLEDGKVIGKGTHEELIETSRLYQQIFASQFGEESLKNVQTS; via the coding sequence ATGTTTAAAATCAGGACATATATAAAACCTTATCGGATTTCTGCCGGCTTTGCACTATTATTCATGCTTCTGGAACTGGTGGCTGAACTTTGGCATCCGATATTCATGGCGAAAATCATCGATGAGGGAATTCTCCAAAAGGATTTTCCGATTATCTTGAAATGGGGGGGAGTCATGGTTGGACTCTCGCTTATCGGCTTTCTTTCCGGGATCATGAATTCCTTTTTCTCAAGCCATGTCAGCCAGAGTTTTGGCTATGATATCCGCCAAAGTGTATTTTCAAAGATCCAAGCGTTTTCCTTTGCAAACTTTAATCGGTTTCCAACATCTTCGCTGATAACGAGGATGACCAATGATGTGACACAGCTGCAGCAAACCGTGTTTGCAAGTTTAAGGATCATGATGAGAGCGCCGCTTCTCGTACTTGGAGGAGCCATAATGGCTTTGACGGTCAATGTGAATCTCGCATTGATCCTTGTGATTGTTATACCGGCCCTGACACTTTTTCTTATTTGGATGATGCGAAAAGCAGGCTCCTTATTCAGAGGTGTTCAGCAAAGGCTTGACCATGTAAACCTAGTGATGAGGGAAAATCTTATCGGCATTCGCTTGATCCGGGCTTTTTTGAAAAAGAAGCACGAGGTCAATCGCTTTACAGGAGCGAATGAAGAATTAAGGGATAAAACGATTTATGCCTATCGATTGATCGAAGTAACCCTTCCTGTACTTGTGCTGGTCATGAATGTCAGCATCATCCTTATATTGTGGCTGGGCGGAAGAGGGATCGAATCCGGCAGTGCATCCGCAGGGGATGTTGTGGCTGTAGTCAATTATGCGACAAGGGTTTCAGCTGCGATCTCCATGTTCACTTTCATCATCATGAACTTCTCCCGTGCCCAGGCTTCAACACACAGGATCAAGGAAGTCATGGAAACAGAAATCGATTTGACTGAATCAGAAGAATTGCATGAGTCATCGGCCATTACATCTGGCAAAATTGAGTTTGACCATGTCTTCTTCAAATATCCCGGTACAGACGAGGACGTATTGGAGGATGTCACTTTCACTGTCGAACCTGGGCAGAGGATGGCCATCCTTGGCTCGACCGGATCAGGGAAATCATCGCTCTTTCAACTTGTTCCGCGGTTGTATGATACAACTGGCGGGACTGTCCTGATTGATGGCAGATGCGTTGAAAAAATGAAGATTGAAGAGCTGCGGAAGCAAATCGGATTCGTACCGCAGGAAGCACTGCTTTTTTCTGGTACAGTGGCTGATAACATTGCCTGGGGGAAAGAAAACGCCGGGGAAGAGGAAATCTGCAGCGCAGCAAAGGATGCTCAGATCCATGACACGATCATGAAGCTCCCGAACCAATATGACACGGTATTGGGGCAGCGCGGGGTGAATTTGTCAGGCGGCCAGAAGCAGCGCTTATCCATCGCCCGAGCACTTGTCAGAAAGCCGAAGATTCTGATGCTTGATGACAGTACGAGCGCACTTGATTTGAAAACGGAAGCAAACCTGCTTAAGGCGCTGAAAAAATATTCCTGCACCACTCTGATCATTACACAAAAAATCAGTACGGCCCTTCAATCCGATATCATCCTCCTTTTGGAAGACGGCAAAGTGATTGGTAAAGGGACGCATGAGGAATTAATAGAAACATCCCGCTTGTATCAGCAAATTTTTGCATCACAGTTTGGAGAGGAGAGCTTGAAGAATGTCCAGACCTCCTAA
- a CDS encoding ABC transporter ATP-binding protein codes for MGGAVRRGHPHGFPKNKVKLKDWKSTVFRIWSYLADNKGLLALVLLMVVASSILGLLGPYLIGKIIDHNIVPKKTEGLTLLLSGLFLVYVFYSIAVWYQNYWMIGIAQKTVNTMRKQLFRHLHELPIPFFDKRQHGELMSRVTNDIENVSQTLNSSVIQVFSSVLTLAGTIIVMLWISPLLTLCTLIIVPLMVLGMKWITNRTGKLFKEQQRNLGELNGFIEETISGQRIVKTFSQEKKMIADFMVKNEKLKKSGYWAQTYSGFIPKLMNMLNNLSFAIIAGIGGIFALKGSISIGAIVVFAEYARQFTRPLNDLANQFNTLLSAVAGAERVFEILDEEEEESDEGEASYLPIKKGEIAFKDVTFSYEKGNKTVENITFHVSPGETVAFVGPTGAGKTTIINLLSRFYQADSGQILIDGHEIHTMTRASLRENMGFVLQDSFLFEGTIMENIRYGKLDASDEEVIESAKLANAHTFIMKLPQKYNTVLKQDGSGISQGQKQLLSIARALLADPTLLILDEATSSIDTITEVKIQEALQRLMKGRTSVVIAHRLNTIQKADQIFVLSDGSIIERGSHQELLNQNGFYAELFQNQLQNGAM; via the coding sequence ATGGGCGGCGCAGTAAGACGAGGGCATCCCCACGGATTCCCTAAAAATAAGGTAAAGCTAAAGGATTGGAAAAGCACCGTATTCAGGATCTGGAGCTATCTGGCAGACAATAAGGGCCTCCTTGCTTTGGTCCTGCTAATGGTTGTCGCGAGTTCTATCCTTGGCTTGCTTGGCCCCTATTTAATCGGAAAAATCATCGACCACAATATCGTCCCGAAGAAAACGGAAGGCTTGACCTTGCTCCTTTCCGGGCTATTTCTAGTGTATGTTTTTTATTCCATCGCTGTTTGGTACCAAAACTACTGGATGATCGGCATTGCACAAAAAACGGTCAATACCATGAGAAAGCAGCTTTTCAGGCATTTGCATGAACTTCCGATCCCATTCTTTGATAAAAGGCAGCACGGGGAGCTCATGAGCCGCGTCACAAATGACATCGAGAATGTCAGCCAAACCTTGAACAGCTCCGTTATCCAAGTATTTTCGAGTGTGCTGACGTTGGCGGGAACCATCATCGTCATGCTTTGGATAAGCCCGCTGTTGACGCTTTGCACATTGATCATCGTCCCATTGATGGTGCTTGGGATGAAGTGGATCACAAACAGGACCGGGAAGCTTTTCAAAGAACAGCAGCGAAACCTTGGTGAATTGAATGGGTTCATTGAAGAGACCATTTCCGGCCAGCGGATCGTCAAGACGTTTTCACAGGAAAAGAAAATGATTGCCGACTTCATGGTGAAAAATGAGAAGCTTAAGAAGTCAGGCTACTGGGCACAGACTTACTCCGGCTTTATTCCGAAACTGATGAACATGCTGAACAACCTCAGCTTTGCCATCATTGCCGGAATCGGGGGGATCTTTGCCTTGAAGGGAAGCATCTCAATCGGTGCCATTGTGGTGTTCGCGGAATACGCAAGGCAGTTTACCAGACCCCTCAATGATCTAGCGAATCAGTTCAATACCTTGTTATCTGCAGTAGCCGGGGCTGAGCGTGTGTTTGAGATTCTTGATGAAGAAGAAGAGGAATCGGATGAAGGAGAGGCGTCGTATCTCCCGATCAAAAAAGGGGAAATTGCCTTCAAGGATGTCACATTCTCTTATGAAAAAGGAAATAAAACAGTCGAAAACATCACATTCCATGTTTCCCCCGGAGAAACGGTTGCATTTGTAGGGCCTACCGGAGCGGGGAAAACGACGATCATCAATCTATTATCCCGTTTTTATCAAGCGGACAGCGGACAGATATTGATCGATGGGCATGAAATCCACACCATGACGCGTGCTTCCCTGCGTGAAAACATGGGATTTGTCCTGCAGGATTCGTTCCTATTTGAAGGGACGATCATGGAGAACATACGATATGGCAAACTTGATGCATCCGATGAAGAAGTAATCGAGTCGGCAAAATTGGCGAATGCCCATACCTTCATCATGAAGCTTCCGCAAAAATACAATACGGTATTGAAGCAGGACGGCAGCGGAATCAGCCAGGGGCAGAAGCAGCTGCTCTCCATTGCCAGGGCATTGCTTGCTGATCCGACTCTCCTAATATTGGATGAGGCGACAAGCAGCATCGATACCATTACAGAGGTAAAAATCCAGGAAGCCCTTCAGCGTCTGATGAAAGGCAGGACGAGCGTAGTCATTGCCCACCGCTTGAATACCATCCAGAAAGCGGACCAGATTTTCGTTCTTTCCGATGGCAGCATCATCGAAAGAGGTTCTCACCAGGAATTGCTGAATCAAAACGGCTTCTACGCCGAACTATTCCAAAATCAGCTTCAGAATGGGGCGATGTGA
- a CDS encoding threonine/serine exporter family protein, with the protein MLVEQLITSFISSAGFGILFNVPKESILKCGIVGMIGWISYILLTDAGMEMVLATVLASFIVAVISQFFAKLYKTPIIIFTVGGIIPLVPGGMAYDAMRNFVENDYNSAINLAARAFMISGSIAMGLVFSEVINQIIRKSKLGVKR; encoded by the coding sequence ATGCTCGTTGAACAGCTGATAACAAGTTTTATCTCTTCTGCTGGATTCGGTATCTTATTTAATGTCCCAAAAGAGTCGATCCTGAAGTGCGGGATCGTCGGGATGATCGGATGGATCAGCTATATCCTATTGACGGATGCCGGCATGGAAATGGTACTGGCGACTGTCCTGGCATCGTTTATTGTCGCGGTCATCAGCCAATTCTTTGCCAAGCTGTATAAAACTCCGATAATCATTTTCACCGTCGGCGGCATCATTCCCCTTGTCCCTGGCGGAATGGCCTACGATGCGATGAGGAACTTCGTCGAGAACGACTACAATTCAGCCATCAACCTGGCAGCCAGGGCATTCATGATCTCGGGTTCCATCGCGATGGGCTTGGTCTTCTCGGAAGTGATCAACCAGATCATCCGTAAATCGAAATTGGGCGTCAAAAGATGA
- a CDS encoding threonine/serine exporter family protein — MEQQIKYDIMEVCLLAGKILLESGAETYRVEDTMMRIAASYGISQSHSFVTPTGIIFSIETSEPTKTKLIRISDRTTDLKKVTMVNRISRKISGGDVSLDEAYELLKDVEKSNLSFSFFTQILAASISSGCFLIMFQGVWHDFLAAMLAGGIGFFALVYFHKLVPIKFFAEFLASIIIGLISYFFVDTGAGYELDKIIIGSVMPLVPGLLITNAVRDLMAGHLLSGLSKGAEAFLTAFAIGSGIAVVLTFL, encoded by the coding sequence ATGGAACAACAGATAAAATATGACATTATGGAAGTCTGTCTCCTGGCCGGAAAGATCCTGCTCGAGAGCGGCGCAGAAACGTATCGCGTAGAGGATACAATGATGAGGATTGCTGCATCCTATGGCATATCTCAATCACACAGCTTTGTCACGCCAACTGGGATCATTTTTTCCATTGAAACATCTGAACCGACAAAGACAAAGCTTATCCGGATTTCCGATCGAACAACGGACTTAAAGAAAGTCACAATGGTGAATCGGATTTCACGGAAAATAAGCGGCGGGGATGTCAGCTTGGATGAGGCCTATGAGCTTTTGAAAGATGTTGAAAAGTCCAATCTATCCTTTTCATTTTTTACACAAATTTTGGCTGCCTCTATTTCAAGCGGCTGTTTCCTGATCATGTTTCAAGGAGTTTGGCATGATTTCCTGGCTGCTATGCTTGCAGGGGGAATCGGGTTTTTTGCCTTGGTGTACTTCCACAAGCTTGTCCCCATTAAGTTCTTTGCTGAATTTTTAGCATCGATCATTATTGGCTTAATATCCTATTTCTTTGTGGATACAGGGGCCGGATATGAGTTGGATAAAATCATCATCGGTTCGGTCATGCCCTTGGTACCGGGTCTTTTGATTACGAATGCGGTCCGGGATCTGATGGCAGGACACCTGTTGTCGGGACTCTCAAAAGGGGCGGAAGCATTTCTGACGGCTTTTGCCATCGGTTCAGGAATTGCAGTCGTATTGACTTTTTTATAG